From the Takifugu flavidus isolate HTHZ2018 chromosome 12, ASM371156v2, whole genome shotgun sequence genome, one window contains:
- the LOC130534450 gene encoding olfactory receptor 52D1-like yields MLDGSLGQNFSHSTFSFRGFPELHCYRRLLALPFSVSYLSVLLGNCLLVYVICSVEHLHSPMYLLICSLCVVDVLAATAILPSMLLSLLFDVDTISLASCLTQMFFTHFLSSLESTLLLAMALDRYVAICQPLRYARIINLSMLARLLLFTLVRSGSIMAALVGLASSLRFCGSNTIQHCYCDHMALVSLACGSTERNSAIGLVVIICFVGLDIPLILFSYIKILSVVSRASVGSEDRWKAFHTCGTHLMVMMCFYLVGSVTFLSHNLNINIPADVNTFMGVMYILFPATVNPIIYGVRTTEIRNGLLKLFKLQVKKLIKVSPV; encoded by the coding sequence ATGTTGGACGGGTCGCTTGGCCAAAACTTCTCCCACAGCACCTTCAGCTTCAGAGGCTTTCCGGAGCTGCACTGTTACCGCCGGCTGCTGGCACTGCCGTTCTCAGTCAGTtacctgtctgtgctgctggggAACTGTCTGCTGGTCTACGTGATCTGCAGCGTGGAACACCTCCACTCTCCCATGTacctcctcatctgctcccTGTGTGTGGTGGACGTCCTTGCTGCGACGGCCATCCTCCCCAGCATGCTCCTCAGTCTGCTCTTCGACGTTGACACCATCTCATTGGCCAGCTGCCTGACCCAGATGTTCTtcactcatttcctctcatctttGGAGTCGACCTTGTTGCTGGCCATGGCGCTGGACCGCTATGTGGCCATCTGCCAGCCGCTGCGCTACGccagaatcatcaacctgtctATGCTGGcgaggctgctgctcttcacgCTCGTTCGCAGTGGTTCCATCATGGCCGCTCTTGTGGGTTTGGCTTCCTCTCTGCGGTTCTGTGGCTCCAACACCATCCAGCACTGCTACTGTGATCACATGGCCCTGGTGAGCCTGGCGTGTGGCAGCACCGAGAGGAACAGTGCAATCGGCCTGGTGGTCATCATCTGCTTTGTGGGCTTGGACATCCCTCTCATCTTGTTCTCCTACATTAAAATACTGAGCGTGGTATCACGAGCGTCGGTGGGCAGCGAGGACCGTTGGAAGGCCTTCCACACCTGTGGCACTCACCTGATGGTCATGATGTGCTTCTATCTGGTTGGAAGTGTCACGTTCCTCTCGCACAACCTGAACATCAACATTCCAGCCGATGTCAACACCTTCATGGGGGTGATGTACATCCTGTTCCCGGCAACAGTCAACCCCATCATCTACGGCGTCCGCACCACAGAGATCCGGAACGGACTTCTCAAGCTCTTTAAATTACAAGTCAAGAAGTTGATTAAGGTTTCAccagtttga
- the LOC130534452 gene encoding olfactory receptor 1468-like yields the protein MRNNSQMVLVLQGLNDSLTNRQVYFALALTTYLFTILVNLTLVVVVCLDRSLHKPIYIFLCNLCFNGLCGASCFYPKLLHDLLADSQVISYGGCLTQLFSVYCYVFCEFTSLTVMAYDRYLAICRPLQYHTLMTVQKVLQLLLLTWSFSLLETSVGTVLTARLPLCRDRLPRIFCTNWEVVKLSCFDSNTTINNIYGFILMFSHLLQTALILVSYTHLVRASLKLQSDRRKFMQTCVPHLLTLLVFTASLMFDIMYSRYGSGSTLQVLQNALAAEFLVVPPVINPIIYGINLHQIRSKIIHRFSHKAEH from the coding sequence ATGAGGAACAACTCCCAGATGGTTCTGGTGCTGCAGGGCCTGAACGACTCCCTCACCAACCGTCAGGTGTACTTCGCCCTGGCTCTGACCACGTACCTGTTCACCATCCTGGTGAACCTGacactggtggtggtggtgtgccTGGACCGGTCGCTCCACAAGCCCATCTACATCTTCCTGTGCAACCTGTGCTTTAACGGCCTCTGCGGCGCGTCCTGCTTCTACCCCAAACTGCTGCACGACCTCCTGGCGGACTCCCAGGTCATCAGCTACGGCGGCTGCCTGACGCAGCTCTTCTCCGTCTACTGTTACGTCTTCTGTGAGTTCACCAGTCTGACCGTCATGGCGTACGACCGCTACCTGGCCATCTGCCGGCCCCTGCAGTACCACACGCTGATGACGGTGcagaaggtgctgcagctgctgctgctcacctggaGCTTCTCGCTGCTGGAGACCTCGGTGGGCACCGTCCTGACGGCCCGCCTGCCGCTCTGCAGAGACCGCCTGCCCAGAATCTTCTGCACCAACTGGGAGGTGGTGAAGCTGTCGTGCTTCGACAGCAACACCACCATCAATAACATCTACGGCTTCATCCTCATGTTCTCACACCTGCTGCAGACAGCACTCATCCTGGTGTCCTACACACACCTGGTGCGGGCCTCCCTGAAGCTGCAGTCGGACCGCAGGAAGTTCATGCAGACCTGCGTGCCGCACCTCCTCACGCTGCTGGTCTTCACCGCCTCGCTGATGTTCGACATAATGTACTCGCGCTACGGCAGCGGCAGCACCTTGCAGGTGCTGCAGAACGCCCTGGCGGCTGAGTTCTTGGTCGTTCCTCCTGTCATCAACCCCATCATCTATGGGATCAACCTGCATCAGATCCGATCCAAGATCATCCACCGCTTCAGCCACAAAGCAGAACACTAA
- the LOC130534451 gene encoding olfactory receptor 10A6-like: MNSSQGPYFLLTAYFTTGIYTHVLFLVILCFYLLIMCSNLLLISVICMNRSLHEPMYVLLCSLFVNELYGSTALFPFLLLQILSDVHTVSASFCFLQIFCVYTYVCIEFYNLALMSYDRYVAICHPLSYSARMTCRKAVLLVLLAWLCSFLIIVLLIMMVAPLQLCGNTINEVFCLNYSIVKLACADTSANNIYGLFVTFTTVFIPLLLICYTYVRILQVCFSGSRPTRQKAVSTCTPHLASLINFSFGVCFEILQSRFDIKGVHSLVQIVLSLYFLTCPPLLSPLMYGLKMSKIRSFCKRIFSVLNCGSD, encoded by the coding sequence ATGAACTCCTCGCAGGGCCCATATTTCCTGCTCACGGCCTACTTCACCACGGGGATCTACACACATGTTCTGTTCCTGGTGATCCTGTGCTTCTACCTGCTGATCATGTGctccaacctgctgctgatcTCTGTGATCTGCATGAACAGAAGTCTCCACGAGCCCATGTACGTGTTGCTGTGCAGCCTGTTTGTGAACGAGCTGTACGGCAGCACGGCCTTGTttcccttcctgctgctgcagatcctcTCAGACGTTCACACCGTCTCGGcctccttctgcttcctgcAGATCTTCTGTGTCTACACGTATGTGTGTATAGAGTTTTATAATTTAGCCCTCATGTCCTACGACAGGTACGTGGCCATCTGCCACCCTCTGAGCTACAGCGCACGGATGACGTGTAGGaaggctgtgctgctggtgctgctggcctGGCTCTGCTCCTTCCTAATCATTGTTCTCCTGATCATGATGGtcgctcctctgcagctctgtgggaACACCATCAACGAGGTGTTCTGTCTGAACTACTCCATCGTCAAATTAGCCTGCGCCGACACCAGCGCCAACAACATTTACGGGTTATTCGTCACCTTCACCACCGTCttcatccctctgctgctgatatGTTACACCTATGTGAGGATCCTGCAGGTGTGCTTCTCGGGCTCCAGGCCGACGCGGCAGAAGGCCGTCAGCACCTGCACGCCTCACCTGGCCTCTTTGATCAACTTCTCCTTTGGTGTCTGTTTTGAAATATTGCAGAGCCGATTTGATATCAAAGGTGTTCACAGCCTGGTGCAGATTGTTCTTTCCTTGTACTTCCTGACGTgcccgcctctcctcagcccTCTCATGTACGGCCTGAAGATGTCCAAAATACGCAGCTTCTGTAAAAGgatcttttctgttttaaactgtGGGAGCGACTGA
- the LOC130534453 gene encoding LOW QUALITY PROTEIN: olfactory receptor 10J1-like (The sequence of the model RefSeq protein was modified relative to this genomic sequence to represent the inferred CDS: inserted 1 base in 1 codon): MNSSTVLITFTTYSSFGVFRGPLVTCILVLYVSVLCVNILLVVVIYTEPRLHRPMYVLLAHLALSGLVGSTSVCPTILRHLLLSRQVTSLRGCLTQVFFINVYGGSIFCFLALMAYDRYVSICKPLLYHAVMRPVRVRLMLALVYLVLSSTAAVQVYLTXTLALCRHSVGKLVCDSLAISNLSCERTTLISVYGLCCAAFVIALPCLLVFLSYFHIFSVTLKVSTQSQKKALQTCTPHLVAFINFSAASFFGVIYNRMSDAVPETVNIFTCVSFFIFPPLLNPIIYGIKMKEIRLSIQKIRQRILQQP; the protein is encoded by the exons aTGAACAGCTCTACGGTCCTCATCACCTTCACCACCTACAGCAGCTTTGGGGTCTTCAGAGGGCCGCTGGTCACGTGCATTCTGGTTCTTTACGTCTCTGTGCTGTGCGTTAACATTTTACTGGTGGTGGTTATTTACACGGAGCCTCGCTTGCACAGGCCCATGTACGTCCTGCTGGCCCACCTGGCTCTGAGCGGGCTGGTGGGCAGCACATCGGTGTGTCCAACCATCCTCCGgcacctcctcctcagcagacaGGTGACCTCGCTCCGAGGATGCTTGACGCAGGTGTTCTTCATAAATGTGTACGGTGGGAGCATCTTCTGCTTCCTGGCGCTGATGGCGTACGACCGCTACGTCTCCATCTGCAAACCTCTGCTGTACCACGCCGTCATGCGGCCGGTCCGGGTCAGGTTAATGTTGGCGCTGGTGTACCTGGTGCTGAGCAGCACCGCGGCCGTGCAGGTCTACCTGA TCACGCTGGCGCTGTGCCGGCACTCGGTGGGCAAACTGGTGTGCGACAGTTTGGCGATCTCCAACCTGTCGTGTGAGAGGACCACCCTGATCAGTGTGTACGGTCTCTGCTGCGCCGCCTTTGTCATCGCCCTCCCCTGTCTCTTGGTCTTCCTCTCGTACTTCCACATCTTCTCGGTGACGCTGAAAGTCTCCACACAGTCTCAAAAGAAAGCGCTGCAGACGTGCACCCCCCACCTGGTGGCTTTCATTAACTTCTCCGCGGCGTCTTTCTTTGGCGTCATTTATAACCGTATGAGTGACGCTGTCCCGGAAACAGtcaacatttttacatgtgttAGCTTCTtcattttccctcctctgctgaATCCCATCATTTATGgcatcaaaatgaaagaaatcaggCTCAGTATCCAGAAGATCAGGCAGAGAATTCTCCAGCAGCCCTGA